In the Flavobacterium acetivorans genome, one interval contains:
- the kdpA gene encoding potassium-transporting ATPase subunit KdpA produces the protein MNTEILGIIAMFLLTLVLAIPLGKYISKVYGMEKTWLDFIFNPLEKMFFKLSGVNPEEEMNWKQHMKALLTINIIWFVLGMIILMTMGTLPLNPDGNPSMSADLAFNTAISFVVNCNLQHYSGETGISYLGQFYLMFLQFVSAATGMAAAVVVFRAFRDKTTTELGNFYTYFMKSCTRILLPLSFVVAALLAFQGTPMTLEGKDSITTLQGEIQEVSRGPVAGFVAIKHIGTNGGGFFGTNGAHPLENPTYFTNMLEMWAQMIIPFAMIFAFGYFIKRRKFSWMIFGVMTIGFLALAIPNIVGEMRGNPMIEKMGIETSLGAMEGKETRIGAASSGYWSIATTVISTGSVNSMHDSTMPLSGMNQLLAMMINSFYGGVGVGILNFFVFIILAVFISGLMVGRTPEFFGKKVEAREMKIAMIIALMHPFLILVGTALTAAIPEYGTATLNNAGFHGLSEMLYEFTSASANNGSGFEGLGDNTVWWNVSTGIVLILARFLPIIGPVAIAGLLAQKKFIPQGDGTLKTDTATFGLVTLTVIVIIAALAFFPVLALGPIAEYFTIY, from the coding sequence ATGAATACAGAAATATTAGGAATTATAGCGATGTTCTTGCTGACTTTAGTGCTCGCTATTCCGTTAGGAAAATATATTTCCAAGGTTTACGGAATGGAGAAAACATGGCTGGATTTTATTTTTAATCCTCTTGAAAAAATGTTTTTCAAACTAAGTGGTGTCAATCCAGAGGAAGAAATGAACTGGAAACAGCACATGAAAGCTTTACTAACCATAAACATAATATGGTTTGTTTTAGGAATGATTATCCTGATGACTATGGGAACTTTACCATTGAATCCCGACGGGAATCCAAGTATGTCAGCAGATTTAGCTTTTAACACTGCCATTTCGTTCGTTGTTAATTGCAACTTGCAGCATTATTCAGGCGAAACCGGAATAAGTTATCTAGGACAATTCTATTTGATGTTCCTACAATTTGTAAGTGCAGCAACGGGAATGGCAGCCGCAGTTGTAGTTTTTAGAGCTTTTAGAGATAAAACTACAACAGAACTAGGTAATTTTTATACCTATTTCATGAAATCTTGTACTCGCATATTGTTACCACTTTCTTTTGTTGTTGCCGCCCTTTTAGCTTTCCAAGGAACACCTATGACACTTGAAGGAAAAGACAGTATTACTACTTTGCAGGGAGAGATACAAGAGGTTTCTCGTGGACCAGTAGCAGGATTTGTTGCTATAAAACACATTGGTACAAATGGTGGAGGTTTTTTTGGTACAAACGGAGCACATCCGCTTGAAAATCCAACTTATTTCACCAATATGTTAGAGATGTGGGCTCAAATGATTATTCCGTTTGCAATGATATTTGCCTTTGGATATTTCATTAAAAGGAGAAAGTTCTCTTGGATGATCTTTGGCGTAATGACCATTGGCTTCTTGGCCTTAGCCATTCCTAATATTGTCGGAGAAATGCGAGGAAACCCAATGATCGAAAAAATGGGAATTGAGACTTCGCTTGGTGCGATGGAAGGTAAAGAAACAAGAATTGGTGCTGCGTCATCAGGTTATTGGAGCATTGCTACGACAGTAATTTCGACAGGTTCTGTGAATTCTATGCATGACAGTACGATGCCGCTTTCTGGCATGAACCAATTGCTAGCCATGATGATCAACAGTTTTTATGGAGGTGTTGGTGTTGGAATTTTGAACTTTTTCGTCTTTATCATTCTGGCTGTTTTCATCAGCGGATTAATGGTAGGAAGAACACCTGAATTTTTCGGAAAAAAGGTCGAAGCTCGGGAAATGAAAATAGCAATGATTATCGCCTTAATGCATCCATTTTTAATATTAGTTGGAACTGCTTTAACAGCAGCCATACCAGAATATGGTACAGCAACCTTAAATAATGCTGGATTTCATGGTTTGAGTGAGATGCTTTACGAGTTTACTTCTGCATCTGCAAATAACGGAAGTGGATTTGAAGGTCTAGGTGACAATACAGTTTGGTGGAATGTTTCTACTGGAATCGTTTTAATTCTAGCCCGTTTTCTACCCATTATTGGCCCTGTAGCTATTGCTGGATTATTGGCACAAAAGAAATTTATTCCTCAAGGAGACGGAACTTTAAAAACGGATACGGCAACTTTTGGTTTAGTAACCTTGACGGTAATTGTGATTATTGCTGCATTAGCCTTTTTCCCCGTGTTAGCCTTGGGACCGATAGCTGAATATTTTACCATTTACTAA
- the kdpF gene encoding K(+)-transporting ATPase subunit F, with the protein MTTLFIIAIAVFVYICYVLLKPEKF; encoded by the coding sequence ATGACCACATTATTTATTATAGCAATTGCAGTTTTTGTCTACATCTGTTATGTACTATTAAAACCTGAAAAATTTTAG
- a CDS encoding DUF7674 family protein → MLYESGNHYTRNAIENEFFTELITQENPASLKKHLDFLSKESKQGYLKTLLEN, encoded by the coding sequence ATGCTATATGAAAGTGGCAATCACTACACTCGAAATGCAATTGAGAACGAATTTTTTACTGAATTAATTACTCAAGAAAATCCAGCAAGTTTAAAAAAGCATTTGGATTTTCTTTCGAAAGAATCAAAGCAAGGATATTTAAAAACCTTATTAGAAAACTAA
- a CDS encoding DUF7674 family protein, translated as MKNQVITIYKQAERFAEITKKAISTGNIARAKKCLAHAENLFNNGSNETKSVISNIYVFSVSSFMELRHCSISNLFPQNLKLEYNKQINSLGV; from the coding sequence ATGAAAAATCAAGTCATTACTATTTACAAACAAGCAGAACGCTTCGCAGAAATCACAAAAAAAGCGATTAGTACAGGAAACATTGCTAGAGCTAAAAAATGTCTAGCCCACGCAGAAAACTTATTCAACAACGGAAGCAACGAAACTAAAAGTGTCATTTCTAATATTTATGTTTTTTCTGTTTCTTCCTTTATGGAACTTCGTCATTGCAGTATTTCCAATCTTTTTCCTCAAAATTTAAAACTAGAGTATAACAAGCAAATCAATTCTTTAGGAGTGTGA
- a CDS encoding sigma-54-dependent transcriptional regulator, with the protein MRNILIIDDEEKLRGLLARIVKSEGFVVLEAADLKSGFKKLEQNDIDVVLCDVKLPDGNGVEFLDKIKASFPLTEVILLTAYGKISDGVQAMKNGAFDYIVKGDDNDKILPLLYKAIEKVTLQQKIKQLEKRISKKYSFESIIGRSKGLEQVIQLSKKVAKTDSTVLLTGETGTGKEVFAQAIHENSHRSGKSFVALNCSTFSKELLESELFGHKQGAFTGAIKDKKGFIEEANGGTLFLDEIGEMPIDLQAKLLRVLETSEYIPVGDSTPKKSDFRLIAATNRNLKTESDEKRFRQDLYFRLNIFEITIPPLRERLKDIEPLTHYFVSQFAEKMNRQTLQIDSSFLQKLEVYQWPGNIRELKNVIERAVILCNGTILTTDLLPYEMQQQNSKNGKSLSAFSMQSVEKLHIQKLLNYTKGNKAEAARLLEIGIATLYRKLEEYNIQ; encoded by the coding sequence TTGAGAAATATTCTAATAATCGACGACGAAGAAAAGCTAAGAGGTCTTCTAGCGCGAATTGTAAAGTCAGAAGGTTTTGTAGTATTGGAAGCAGCGGATTTAAAATCTGGTTTTAAGAAATTAGAGCAAAATGATATCGATGTTGTACTTTGTGACGTAAAACTTCCAGATGGCAACGGCGTTGAATTTCTCGATAAAATTAAAGCTAGTTTTCCTTTAACAGAAGTAATTTTGTTAACCGCATACGGTAAAATCTCAGATGGCGTGCAAGCCATGAAAAATGGTGCTTTTGATTACATTGTAAAAGGCGATGATAATGATAAAATACTTCCACTACTATACAAAGCAATTGAAAAGGTTACACTTCAGCAAAAAATCAAACAACTTGAAAAACGAATTTCAAAAAAGTATTCTTTTGAATCTATTATTGGGAGATCAAAAGGTTTAGAACAAGTAATCCAGTTATCTAAAAAAGTAGCTAAAACTGATTCAACTGTGCTTTTAACCGGAGAAACCGGAACAGGAAAGGAAGTTTTTGCGCAAGCGATTCATGAGAATAGCCATAGAAGTGGAAAATCATTTGTAGCATTAAACTGCAGTACTTTTAGCAAAGAACTTTTAGAAAGCGAATTGTTTGGTCATAAACAAGGTGCCTTTACTGGCGCGATAAAAGACAAAAAAGGTTTTATTGAAGAAGCCAATGGCGGAACCTTATTTTTAGATGAAATAGGAGAAATGCCAATTGATCTACAAGCTAAATTACTTCGTGTCCTAGAAACTAGCGAATATATTCCTGTTGGTGATTCAACTCCAAAGAAATCAGATTTTCGATTGATTGCTGCTACCAATAGAAATTTAAAAACAGAAAGCGACGAAAAAAGATTCCGTCAAGATTTATACTTTAGATTAAATATTTTTGAAATTACTATACCGCCTTTACGCGAACGCCTAAAAGATATTGAACCATTGACTCATTATTTTGTGAGTCAGTTTGCTGAAAAAATGAATCGCCAAACATTGCAAATTGATAGTAGTTTTTTGCAGAAATTAGAAGTCTACCAATGGCCTGGAAACATTAGAGAATTAAAAAATGTAATTGAGCGAGCCGTAATTTTATGTAATGGTACTATTCTAACTACAGACTTGCTTCCCTACGAAATGCAACAACAAAACTCTAAAAATGGTAAAAGCCTGTCGGCATTTTCTATGCAAAGTGTCGAAAAACTGCACATACAGAAATTATTAAATTATACTAAAGGTAATAAAGCCGAAGCAGCGCGTTTGCTAGAAATTGGTATTGCTACGTTATACCGAAAATTAGAAGAATACAACATTCAATAA
- a CDS encoding nucleotidyl transferase AbiEii/AbiGii toxin family protein: MIKEWLESYNPKNKEEAQSALREIMQEIALAGLQRSNFFDKAAFYGGTALRIFHNLDRFSEDLDFSLLQTEQDFSLEKYQHAIVNEFASLGMTVSISEKQKVKQNNINSAFLKSETLWRELKLETIIPQNGLDTKANIKIKIEVDTEPPLGFKTEEKLLVKPFSFYVKCFTLPDLFAGKMHALLFRKWGTNVKGRDWYDMEWYIKKGIKLDLGHFLSRAQDSGDWTGETISEMDFRDLLSKKIDSVNMDYVKADVIRFIKDPAQLDIWSPKYFHDLVSHLKME, translated from the coding sequence ATGATAAAAGAATGGCTTGAAAGTTATAATCCTAAAAACAAAGAAGAAGCACAATCAGCACTTCGAGAAATCATGCAAGAAATTGCACTTGCAGGACTCCAACGCTCGAACTTTTTTGACAAAGCGGCTTTTTATGGAGGAACAGCATTGAGAATATTCCATAACCTCGATCGTTTCTCAGAAGACCTTGACTTTTCATTATTACAAACAGAACAAGATTTCTCCTTAGAAAAGTACCAGCATGCAATTGTAAATGAATTTGCATCCTTAGGAATGACGGTGAGTATTAGTGAGAAACAGAAAGTGAAGCAGAATAATATCAATTCAGCCTTTCTAAAATCTGAAACCCTTTGGCGTGAATTAAAATTGGAAACTATCATACCGCAAAATGGTCTCGATACTAAAGCCAACATAAAAATCAAGATCGAGGTAGATACAGAACCGCCTTTAGGTTTTAAAACAGAAGAAAAACTTCTTGTAAAACCTTTCTCCTTTTACGTCAAATGCTTTACTCTTCCAGACCTCTTTGCTGGTAAGATGCATGCACTGCTATTTCGAAAATGGGGAACTAATGTAAAAGGACGTGACTGGTACGATATGGAATGGTATATCAAAAAAGGGATTAAACTTGATCTTGGTCATTTCCTATCTAGAGCACAAGACAGCGGTGACTGGACAGGGGAAACCATTTCAGAAATGGACTTCAGAGACTTGCTTTCAAAAAAAATAGATAGCGTAAATATGGATTATGTAAAGGCTGATGTAATTCGTTTTATAAAAGATCCAGCACAACTCGATATATGGTCGCCCAAATACTTTCATGACCTAGTTTCACACTTGAAGATGGAATAA
- a CDS encoding type IV toxin-antitoxin system AbiEi family antitoxin domain-containing protein, with product MDFSRLLSTFEGQPITHQMLTSILSQYKRPNDKIKALKDKGIIKSVKRGIYIPGKNANMRVPESGLIANHIYGPSYLSMETSLSHYGLIPERVYAVTSMTTKPSKEFRTSIGLYSYSHLPLPYFAFGIKNVILHEKQQVLMASPEKALADKIVTTSGVILRSMNNAQNYVFENLRMEQSDLKDFNTTEMRSWLSDAPKKESLEILIKMIEKL from the coding sequence ATGGATTTCAGCAGATTATTATCTACTTTTGAAGGACAGCCAATAACGCATCAAATGCTGACCAGCATACTGAGTCAATACAAACGACCTAATGACAAAATCAAAGCACTGAAAGACAAAGGCATAATCAAATCTGTAAAAAGAGGGATCTACATTCCAGGAAAAAACGCAAATATGCGAGTGCCTGAAAGTGGCTTGATTGCCAATCATATTTATGGTCCAAGTTATTTATCAATGGAAACCTCATTATCTCATTACGGCTTGATTCCAGAACGCGTATATGCAGTAACATCGATGACAACGAAACCTTCAAAAGAATTCAGAACTTCGATCGGACTATATAGTTATTCCCATCTTCCACTGCCTTATTTTGCCTTCGGAATTAAGAATGTAATACTTCACGAGAAACAGCAAGTCCTTATGGCTTCGCCGGAAAAAGCACTCGCTGATAAAATAGTAACAACATCAGGAGTTATACTTAGAAGTATGAATAATGCTCAAAATTACGTTTTCGAAAATCTTAGAATGGAACAATCCGATTTAAAAGACTTTAATACCACTGAAATGCGTTCCTGGTTATCAGATGCACCAAAAAAAGAGAGCTTGGAAATACTAATAAAAATGATAGAGAAATTATGA
- a CDS encoding LytR/AlgR family response regulator transcription factor, translated as MNIRYIIVDDESLAHDIIQKYCSLLPNMQLMQNCYDAIEAIEYLNNNSVDLIFLDLNMPKLQGFEFLKTLSNLPKVIVTTAYKEHALEGYELNIVDYLLKPFSFERFLKAVNKVSAETPNIQSNMHNAVSDTNQDRLFIRSDNKYIQISTDDILFVESMGNYIKIVLKEEIITIRGTLSSLSEHIPMQGFIQVHRSFIVAHKHIKRIEGNQIFLDNYTVPIGKSFKVQLDRILK; from the coding sequence ATGAATATTAGATACATTATAGTGGATGACGAGTCGTTGGCACACGACATCATCCAAAAATATTGCTCACTGTTGCCCAATATGCAATTAATGCAGAACTGCTACGATGCCATAGAAGCCATTGAATACCTCAATAATAATTCGGTAGATTTAATTTTTCTGGATCTGAATATGCCTAAATTACAAGGGTTTGAATTTCTAAAAACACTTTCCAATTTACCAAAAGTAATTGTTACCACTGCTTATAAAGAGCATGCCTTAGAAGGTTATGAATTAAACATTGTTGACTACTTGCTTAAACCCTTTTCATTCGAACGTTTTTTAAAAGCGGTAAATAAGGTAAGTGCAGAAACTCCGAATATACAATCTAATATGCACAACGCTGTTAGCGATACAAATCAGGATAGGCTTTTTATTCGATCAGATAACAAATACATACAAATCTCCACTGATGATATTTTGTTTGTAGAGTCTATGGGCAACTATATTAAAATTGTGCTAAAAGAAGAAATAATCACCATACGTGGAACATTATCCTCGCTATCTGAGCATATTCCAATGCAAGGGTTTATTCAAGTACATCGTTCGTTTATTGTAGCCCACAAGCACATCAAACGTATAGAGGGAAATCAGATATTTCTTGATAATTACACAGTGCCTATTGGGAAATCATTTAAGGTACAGTTAGATCGGATTTTAAAATAG
- a CDS encoding sensor histidine kinase: MIRWLIIQIKIILRLKKDKTQAELMHLKSQVNPHFFFNTLNNLYGLVEKDTAKAQQLILKLSDMMRYSIYEGQNDWVTLGDEITYLENYMDLHKMRYHKEIIIRFDIDTVDRNIKIMPLLFIIMVENAFKHGVEKLRKDAFVYIRLKATLQHVDFVIENNFDADEQSSIQGIGLNNLKKRLELVYLNKHELEISTNHDAIYKIRLRLTL; encoded by the coding sequence ATGATACGCTGGTTAATTATTCAGATTAAAATCATACTCCGACTAAAAAAAGACAAAACGCAAGCGGAATTAATGCACTTAAAGAGTCAGGTTAATCCACACTTTTTTTTCAACACCTTGAATAATTTGTATGGACTGGTAGAAAAAGATACCGCTAAAGCACAGCAGTTAATTCTCAAATTATCTGACATGATGCGTTATAGTATTTATGAAGGACAAAATGATTGGGTTACCTTAGGGGATGAAATCACCTATCTTGAAAACTATATGGATTTGCATAAAATGCGATACCATAAGGAGATTATTATTCGCTTTGATATAGATACAGTAGATCGGAATATTAAAATTATGCCATTGCTGTTTATTATTATGGTTGAAAACGCTTTCAAACATGGGGTAGAAAAACTAAGAAAAGATGCGTTTGTTTACATTCGATTAAAGGCTACATTGCAACATGTTGATTTTGTAATTGAAAATAATTTTGATGCCGATGAGCAATCAAGTATTCAAGGAATTGGTTTAAATAATCTCAAAAAAAGACTGGAATTGGTTTACTTGAACAAACATGAATTGGAAATATCTACCAATCATGATGCTATTTATAAAATTAGATTAAGACTTACTTTATGA
- a CDS encoding ABC transporter ATP-binding protein, with product MDELIITDLSKTYSNGVKALQNVSLQIPVGMFGLLGPNGAGKSTLMRTIATLQEADSGSIKFGSLNILERPNELKKLLGYLPQQFGVYPALSAEILLNHLAVLKGIMNRKERKEIVHALLHKVNLYEVRGQKLGEFSGGMKQRFGIAQALLNNPKLLIVDEPTAGLDPVERNRFYNLLSEVGEHTIVILSTHIVDDVKQLCPRMAIINKGKVLIQGNPVQIMENLQGRLYEKIIHKEELEQYKNEYQVISDRLYLGNQIVHVVSDTHPGSTFKSIDANLEDVYLSQILNS from the coding sequence ATGGATGAACTTATAATAACTGACCTTTCTAAAACATACAGTAACGGAGTTAAAGCACTTCAAAACGTATCATTACAAATACCGGTGGGTATGTTTGGCTTACTTGGGCCAAATGGCGCCGGTAAATCAACGCTCATGCGTACTATAGCAACCTTGCAGGAAGCCGACAGTGGAAGTATCAAATTTGGAAGCCTCAATATCTTAGAACGTCCGAATGAACTAAAAAAATTGTTAGGCTATCTGCCACAGCAATTTGGCGTCTATCCAGCATTATCTGCTGAGATATTATTGAACCATTTAGCGGTGTTGAAAGGGATTATGAATAGAAAAGAACGTAAAGAAATTGTGCATGCACTTCTTCATAAAGTAAATCTATACGAGGTTCGAGGCCAAAAACTAGGGGAGTTCTCAGGAGGAATGAAACAGCGTTTTGGCATTGCCCAGGCATTGTTAAACAACCCTAAGTTACTGATTGTGGATGAACCAACAGCAGGATTAGACCCTGTTGAGCGTAACCGATTTTATAATCTATTAAGTGAAGTGGGCGAGCATACCATCGTAATTCTCTCAACGCATATAGTTGATGATGTGAAACAGTTATGCCCCAGGATGGCCATCATCAACAAAGGAAAAGTGCTTATTCAGGGCAATCCCGTACAAATTATGGAAAATCTGCAAGGGCGGTTATATGAGAAAATCATACATAAAGAAGAACTGGAACAATACAAAAACGAATATCAGGTCATCAGTGATCGCCTGTATTTAGGAAACCAAATTGTTCATGTGGTTAGTGACACGCACCCAGGATCAACGTTCAAATCCATTGATGCCAATCTCGAAGATGTTTACCTGTCTCAAATTCTTAATTCTTAA
- a CDS encoding ABC transporter permease/M1 family aminopeptidase, with product MLYEFFIFEIKYRLKRPETFFFFLLLFLFSAVGVEFVFQGIDLGLVKKNSPLVIAKSMGAITGLSMIIASMIMGVPVLRDFQYDITLLIYVNPISRKNYLLGRFLGSFAVLLFIFSGVLWGMTIGEFLPWNDPSEFLPFQFINYLQPFLWVVLPTLFFGAAVFFATGTLSKNLMVVYTQGVVIFVLFMITKGITNETFQALLDPFSLTTLTKATKGWTVMDRNSLLIPVSGIMLLNKLFWLGLGILALTIGYIKFQLVVLSEKTFNKKQKQKVKTFPITYIKVLPSVTPVFHIKAQFTQLLLNAWFHSLSILRLISFWAIILCCFIIILVNSVSLGTSYGVDSYPTTYFIIEELREMSIYFFMIILVFYSGEIMWKERDVKLNLIHDASPFSSFINVSSRFLGLLFIYVIVMLSLIAAGILFQTLNGYYRYELDVYFFGFFLELFPFLALYTFAAMFFQAFTGNKFMGMLATIAFAIINVAIGVFGLEHALLNFGGQALATYSDMNGYGHFLTAYLWAKTYWVLFGLLLLIFASVLMVKGTETGLRKRWTNGLKQMGKSLRIFSLVCLTLIVSIGSYIFYNTNVLNEFWTKGEQDDFRAGYEKTLKQFEYIPQPKIIDVNLKINLFPSKRAYEITGYYIVTNTSQVPIREIHVQKLLESNVELTDVSFDRNARTNNRYKKYHYTIYQLSQSLAPGDTLKMNFKQTLRPKGFETDNSDIDVVYNGTFFDNAVLPSFGYQKKYELQDEDGRKDFELAPRLQKARRDDIRELVNARSGSDSDGITLDIVISTEAPQTALTSGDLVKAWDREGRNYFHYKTNQQIINFYPVVSGEYEVMRNTFIPSGNSSNERVVLEIYYQKGHEYNLKRMMKSMKMSLDYYSKHFSPYQYKQLRIVEFPRYRAFAQSLPGIIPFSEAIGFVMNIDDKKDVDMAFYITAHEVAHQWWGLQLEAANVQGQNMILETLAQYSAIMVLKEKYPDKKVQQFLKFQLDEYTEANLKSSKKELPLALVENEEHIYYNKGAIAMYELQKQIGEENVNTALQHFLNDWHSLNNSQKPNRYATTADLIKYFHEVAPDSKQQVITDLFEQVNSIK from the coding sequence ATGCTATACGAATTTTTCATATTCGAAATTAAATACCGATTGAAGCGACCTGAAACGTTTTTTTTCTTTCTTCTTCTGTTCCTGTTCTCAGCAGTGGGCGTTGAATTTGTCTTTCAGGGAATAGATTTAGGATTAGTAAAGAAGAATTCGCCACTTGTGATTGCTAAATCCATGGGAGCCATTACGGGATTGTCGATGATTATTGCATCGATGATTATGGGTGTTCCTGTACTGCGTGACTTTCAGTACGACATTACTTTACTTATTTACGTCAACCCTATCTCCAGAAAGAATTACTTATTAGGCCGCTTTTTGGGATCCTTTGCTGTGTTACTTTTTATTTTCAGTGGTGTGCTCTGGGGAATGACCATTGGAGAATTTTTGCCATGGAACGATCCAAGCGAATTTTTGCCCTTTCAATTTATTAATTATCTACAGCCCTTTCTTTGGGTGGTTTTGCCCACTTTGTTTTTTGGTGCTGCTGTTTTTTTTGCCACTGGTACGTTAAGTAAAAATCTGATGGTAGTGTACACTCAAGGGGTGGTCATTTTTGTTTTGTTCATGATTACTAAAGGTATTACCAATGAAACCTTTCAGGCGTTGTTGGATCCCTTTTCGCTTACTACATTAACCAAAGCAACTAAGGGATGGACGGTAATGGACAGGAACTCTCTGCTGATTCCCGTGTCTGGCATTATGCTGCTTAACAAACTCTTTTGGCTAGGTTTGGGCATTTTAGCACTGACGATTGGCTACATCAAGTTTCAGTTGGTGGTACTAAGCGAAAAGACTTTTAATAAAAAGCAGAAACAAAAAGTTAAAACCTTTCCAATTACCTACATTAAGGTATTACCCTCGGTTACACCTGTATTTCATATTAAGGCGCAATTCACACAGTTATTGCTCAATGCATGGTTTCATAGCCTGTCCATTCTCAGGCTTATTTCCTTTTGGGCGATTATTTTGTGCTGCTTCATTATTATCTTGGTCAATTCTGTGAGCTTAGGCACATCCTATGGAGTAGATAGTTATCCAACCACGTATTTCATTATCGAAGAACTGCGAGAGATGTCCATTTACTTCTTTATGATCATTTTAGTCTTTTATTCCGGTGAGATTATGTGGAAGGAAAGGGATGTTAAGCTCAATCTCATTCATGATGCCTCACCCTTTAGTAGTTTTATTAATGTGAGCAGCAGGTTTCTGGGATTACTATTCATCTATGTCATTGTCATGCTTTCACTCATTGCCGCGGGCATTCTTTTCCAAACACTAAACGGCTATTATCGCTACGAATTGGACGTCTATTTCTTTGGATTCTTTTTAGAGCTATTCCCATTCCTGGCCTTGTACACATTTGCAGCCATGTTCTTTCAGGCATTCACCGGAAACAAGTTTATGGGGATGCTCGCCACCATCGCCTTCGCTATCATAAACGTAGCTATTGGCGTATTTGGATTGGAACATGCGTTGCTTAACTTTGGTGGACAAGCACTGGCCACATACTCGGATATGAATGGTTATGGGCACTTCCTGACTGCCTATCTGTGGGCAAAAACCTATTGGGTATTGTTTGGTTTGCTTCTCTTAATATTCGCTAGTGTTTTGATGGTAAAAGGAACCGAAACGGGGTTGAGAAAGCGATGGACGAACGGATTAAAGCAAATGGGAAAATCATTAAGGATTTTCAGTTTAGTTTGCCTGACGCTTATCGTAAGTATTGGAAGTTATATTTTTTACAATACAAATGTGCTAAATGAATTTTGGACTAAAGGTGAGCAAGATGATTTTAGAGCTGGTTACGAAAAGACGTTGAAGCAGTTTGAATATATTCCACAGCCGAAAATTATAGATGTCAATCTAAAAATCAATCTGTTTCCTTCAAAAAGAGCCTATGAAATAACAGGTTACTATATTGTTACCAATACATCGCAAGTACCCATTCGGGAAATTCATGTACAAAAACTATTAGAGTCAAACGTGGAATTAACGGATGTAAGCTTTGATCGTAACGCAAGAACAAACAACAGGTATAAAAAATATCATTATACCATTTACCAATTGAGCCAATCGTTAGCTCCCGGTGATACACTGAAAATGAATTTTAAACAAACCTTACGGCCAAAAGGTTTTGAAACTGACAATTCTGATATAGATGTCGTTTATAACGGTACTTTTTTTGATAATGCGGTGTTGCCGAGTTTTGGTTATCAGAAAAAATATGAATTGCAGGATGAAGACGGCCGGAAAGATTTTGAGCTGGCTCCACGATTGCAAAAAGCCCGGCGGGATGATATAAGAGAATTGGTGAATGCACGCAGTGGAAGTGATTCGGATGGAATCACCTTAGATATAGTAATAAGTACAGAAGCACCACAAACAGCACTTACCTCCGGCGATTTAGTTAAAGCATGGGACAGGGAGGGTCGAAATTATTTTCACTATAAAACCAATCAACAGATCATCAATTTTTATCCTGTTGTATCAGGCGAGTATGAGGTAATGAGAAACACTTTTATTCCATCAGGCAATAGTTCAAACGAGAGAGTTGTTTTAGAGATTTATTACCAAAAAGGACATGAGTACAACCTCAAACGTATGATGAAATCTATGAAAATGTCGTTGGATTATTACAGCAAACATTTCAGTCCTTATCAATATAAACAACTCCGTATTGTGGAATTTCCAAGATATAGAGCATTTGCTCAATCGCTGCCAGGCATTATCCCTTTTTCGGAGGCTATTGGTTTTGTGATGAACATTGATGATAAAAAAGATGTAGACATGGCATTTTATATTACTGCTCATGAAGTGGCTCACCAATGGTGGGGCTTACAACTGGAAGCCGCAAACGTTCAGGGACAAAATATGATATTGGAAACATTGGCTCAGTATTCGGCTATAATGGTACTTAAAGAAAAATATCCAGATAAAAAAGTTCAGCAATTTTTGAAATTCCAATTAGATGAATACACAGAAGCTAACTTAAAGTCCAGCAAGAAGGAATTGCCACTGGCATTGGTTGAAAATGAAGAACACATCTACTATAACAAAGGAGCAATCGCTATGTATGAATTGCAGAAACAAATTGGTGAAGAAAATGTAAACACAGCATTACAGCATTTTCTGAATGATTGGCATTCTTTAAATAACTCCCAAAAACCAAATCGCTATGCAACTACGGCGGACTTAATTAAGTATTTCCATGAAGTAGCTCCGGATTCTAAACAACAGGTTATTACAGATTTGTTTGAACAGGTTAATAGTATTAAGTGA